One Drosophila santomea strain STO CAGO 1482 chromosome X, Prin_Dsan_1.1, whole genome shotgun sequence DNA segment encodes these proteins:
- the LOC120455500 gene encoding glucose-6-phosphate 1-dehydrogenase isoform X2, with product MVCEGTHFDGKIPHTFVIFGASGDLAKKKIYPTLWWLYRDDLLPKPTKFCGYARSSLTVDSLKEQCLPYMKVQSHEQKKYEEFWALNEYVSGRYDGRTGFELLNQQLELMENKNKANRIFYLALPPSVFEEVTVNIKQICMSVCGWNRVIIEKPFGRDDASSQALSDHLAALFHEDQLYRIDHYLGKEMVQNLMTIRFGNKILSSTWNRENIASVLITFKEPFGTQGRGGYFDEFGIIRDVMQNHLLQILSLVAMEKPVSCHPDDIRDEKVKVLKSIETLTLKDMVLGQYLGNPQGTTDDARTGYVEDPTVSDDSNTPTYALGVLKINNERWQGVPFILRCGKALNERKAEVRIQYQDVPGDIFEGSTKRNELVIRVQPGEALYFKMMTKSPGITFDIEETELDLTYEHRYKDSYLPDAYERLILDVFCGSQMHFVRSDELREAWRIFTPILHQIERERIRPITYQYGSRGPKEADRMCEENNFKYSGSYKWHGGKAATANL from the exons ATGGTCTGCGAGGGTACCCACTTCGACGGCAAGATCCCGCACACGTTCGTCATCTTTGGGGCGTCTGGCGATCTGGCCAAGAAGAAGATCTACCCAACACTCTGGTGGCTCTACCGCGATGACCTGCTGCCCAAGCCGACCAAGTTCTGCGGCTATGCCCGCTCCTCGCTGACGGTCGATAGCCTCAAGGAGCAGTGCCTGCCGTACATGAAG GTCCAGTCGCACGAGCAGAAGAAGTACGAGGAGTTCTGGGCTCTCAACGAGTACGTATCCGGCAGATACGACGGACGCACTGGCTTCGAGCTGCTCAaccagcagctggagctgaTGGAGAACAAGAACAAGGCCAACCGCATCTTCTACCTGGCCCTGCCCCCCAGCGTCTTCGAGGAGGTGACAGTCAACATCAAGCAGATCTGCATGTCGGTCTG CGGTTGGAACCGCGTGATCATCGAAAAGCCCTTTGGACGGGATGACGCCTCCTCGCAAGCGCTTAGCGACCACCTGGCCGCTCTGTTCCACGAGGATCAGCTGTACCGCATCGATCACTACCTGGGCAAGGAGATGGTGCAGAACCTGATGACCATACGCTTCGGCAACAAGATCCTCAGCTCGACGTGGAACCGCGAGAACATTGCCTCCGTGCTGATCACGTTCAAGGAGCCCTTCGGCACACAGGGACGTGGCGGCTACTTTGACGAGTTTGGCATCATCCGCGACGTGATGCAGAACCATCTGCTGCAGATCCTGTCGCTGGTGGCCATGGAGAAACCGGTGAGCTGCCACCCGGATGACATCCGTGACGAGAAGGTCAAGGTGCTGAAGAGCATCGAGACCCTGACGCTGAAGGACATGGTGCTGGGCCAATACCTGGGCAATCCGCAGGGCACCACCGATGATGCGCGCACGGGCTACGTGGAGGACCCTACCGTTAGCGACGACTCGAACACGCCCACCTACGCCCTCGGCGTGCTGAAGATCAACAACGAGCGCTGGCAGGGCGTGCCCTTCATCCTGCGCTGCGGCAAGGCGCTGAACGAGCGCAAGGCAGAGGTGCGCATCCAGTACCAGGACGTGCCCGGCGACATCTTCGAGGGCAGCACGAAGCGCAATGAGCTAGTTATCCGCGTCCAGCCGGGCGAGGCGCTGTACTTCAAGATGATGACCAAGAGCCCCGGCATCACCTTCGACATCGAGGAGACAGAGCTGGACCTCACCTACGAGCACCGCTACAAAGACTCCTACCTGCCGGACGCCTACGAGCGGCTCATCCTCGACGTCTTCTGCGGCTCCCAGATGCACTTCGTTCGCTCGGACGAGCTGCGCGAGGCGTGGCGCATCTTCACGCCCATTCTGCACCAGATCGAGCGGGAGCGCATCCGGCCAATCACCTACCAGTACGGATCGCGCGGTCCCAAGGAGGCGGACCGCATGTGCGAGGAGAACAACTTTAAGTACTCCGGCTCCTACAAGTGGCACGGCGGCAAGGCGGCCACGGCCAATCTCTGA
- the LOC120455500 gene encoding glucose-6-phosphate 1-dehydrogenase isoform X1: MATQKEDHTALDLIIKSLKSPTMVCEGTHFDGKIPHTFVIFGASGDLAKKKIYPTLWWLYRDDLLPKPTKFCGYARSSLTVDSLKEQCLPYMKVQSHEQKKYEEFWALNEYVSGRYDGRTGFELLNQQLELMENKNKANRIFYLALPPSVFEEVTVNIKQICMSVCGWNRVIIEKPFGRDDASSQALSDHLAALFHEDQLYRIDHYLGKEMVQNLMTIRFGNKILSSTWNRENIASVLITFKEPFGTQGRGGYFDEFGIIRDVMQNHLLQILSLVAMEKPVSCHPDDIRDEKVKVLKSIETLTLKDMVLGQYLGNPQGTTDDARTGYVEDPTVSDDSNTPTYALGVLKINNERWQGVPFILRCGKALNERKAEVRIQYQDVPGDIFEGSTKRNELVIRVQPGEALYFKMMTKSPGITFDIEETELDLTYEHRYKDSYLPDAYERLILDVFCGSQMHFVRSDELREAWRIFTPILHQIERERIRPITYQYGSRGPKEADRMCEENNFKYSGSYKWHGGKAATANL; the protein is encoded by the exons ATGGCAACGCAAAAGGAAG ATCACACCGCCCTGGATCTCATCATTAAGTCACTCAAGTCGCCGACCATGGTCTGCGAGGGTACCCACTTCGACGGCAAGATCCCGCACACGTTCGTCATCTTTGGGGCGTCTGGCGATCTGGCCAAGAAGAAGATCTACCCAACACTCTGGTGGCTCTACCGCGATGACCTGCTGCCCAAGCCGACCAAGTTCTGCGGCTATGCCCGCTCCTCGCTGACGGTCGATAGCCTCAAGGAGCAGTGCCTGCCGTACATGAAG GTCCAGTCGCACGAGCAGAAGAAGTACGAGGAGTTCTGGGCTCTCAACGAGTACGTATCCGGCAGATACGACGGACGCACTGGCTTCGAGCTGCTCAaccagcagctggagctgaTGGAGAACAAGAACAAGGCCAACCGCATCTTCTACCTGGCCCTGCCCCCCAGCGTCTTCGAGGAGGTGACAGTCAACATCAAGCAGATCTGCATGTCGGTCTG CGGTTGGAACCGCGTGATCATCGAAAAGCCCTTTGGACGGGATGACGCCTCCTCGCAAGCGCTTAGCGACCACCTGGCCGCTCTGTTCCACGAGGATCAGCTGTACCGCATCGATCACTACCTGGGCAAGGAGATGGTGCAGAACCTGATGACCATACGCTTCGGCAACAAGATCCTCAGCTCGACGTGGAACCGCGAGAACATTGCCTCCGTGCTGATCACGTTCAAGGAGCCCTTCGGCACACAGGGACGTGGCGGCTACTTTGACGAGTTTGGCATCATCCGCGACGTGATGCAGAACCATCTGCTGCAGATCCTGTCGCTGGTGGCCATGGAGAAACCGGTGAGCTGCCACCCGGATGACATCCGTGACGAGAAGGTCAAGGTGCTGAAGAGCATCGAGACCCTGACGCTGAAGGACATGGTGCTGGGCCAATACCTGGGCAATCCGCAGGGCACCACCGATGATGCGCGCACGGGCTACGTGGAGGACCCTACCGTTAGCGACGACTCGAACACGCCCACCTACGCCCTCGGCGTGCTGAAGATCAACAACGAGCGCTGGCAGGGCGTGCCCTTCATCCTGCGCTGCGGCAAGGCGCTGAACGAGCGCAAGGCAGAGGTGCGCATCCAGTACCAGGACGTGCCCGGCGACATCTTCGAGGGCAGCACGAAGCGCAATGAGCTAGTTATCCGCGTCCAGCCGGGCGAGGCGCTGTACTTCAAGATGATGACCAAGAGCCCCGGCATCACCTTCGACATCGAGGAGACAGAGCTGGACCTCACCTACGAGCACCGCTACAAAGACTCCTACCTGCCGGACGCCTACGAGCGGCTCATCCTCGACGTCTTCTGCGGCTCCCAGATGCACTTCGTTCGCTCGGACGAGCTGCGCGAGGCGTGGCGCATCTTCACGCCCATTCTGCACCAGATCGAGCGGGAGCGCATCCGGCCAATCACCTACCAGTACGGATCGCGCGGTCCCAAGGAGGCGGACCGCATGTGCGAGGAGAACAACTTTAAGTACTCCGGCTCCTACAAGTGGCACGGCGGCAAGGCGGCCACGGCCAATCTCTGA